From one Streptomyces mobaraensis genomic stretch:
- a CDS encoding HNH endonuclease, translated as MEAAPNPPDWQDTRHGSKIRVAAWLATVVGEGNSFTREQLHEAFQGVTHIERRMRDLRDSGWEIETYRGGAHGTEMRLIKIGEPVWSPSYRRVSRPFVASQQRHQVLARDEYRCTDCGLGAGERDPSAPAGAAALEVHFVVPLSAGGSADITNMVTLCASCNAGRRGSPVTDPEAVSLEVSRLTFQERMILLAWMAKGERTTSPVERAWVMYRHLSPEQRQLMRQKLSETVERAVTDSMAD; from the coding sequence ATGGAGGCTGCACCAAATCCACCCGACTGGCAGGACACGAGACATGGCTCCAAGATCCGCGTCGCGGCATGGCTGGCCACAGTGGTGGGGGAAGGGAACTCGTTCACTCGTGAGCAGTTGCACGAGGCGTTCCAGGGGGTTACGCATATCGAACGGCGTATGCGTGATCTGCGCGACTCAGGCTGGGAGATCGAGACCTACCGCGGGGGTGCCCACGGTACCGAGATGCGCCTGATCAAGATCGGCGAACCCGTGTGGAGCCCCTCCTACCGCAGGGTGTCGCGTCCGTTCGTGGCATCTCAACAACGTCATCAGGTGCTCGCGCGGGATGAGTACCGATGCACGGATTGCGGTCTGGGGGCCGGAGAACGGGACCCCTCTGCTCCGGCCGGGGCTGCCGCACTTGAGGTTCACTTCGTCGTCCCGCTGTCGGCTGGGGGCTCGGCGGACATCACGAACATGGTCACCTTGTGCGCCAGCTGCAATGCTGGAAGGAGAGGCAGCCCAGTCACAGATCCTGAAGCGGTTTCGCTTGAAGTCAGCCGTCTCACTTTCCAGGAGCGGATGATCCTGCTCGCCTGGATGGCAAAGGGAGAGCGAACGACTTCGCCAGTAGAGCGAGCTTGGGTCATGTACCGGCACCTCAGCCCCGAGCAGCGTCAGCTCATGAGGCAAAAACTTTCGGAAACTGTCGAGCGCGCAGTCACAGACTCGATGGCTGATTAA
- a CDS encoding ATP-binding protein, whose translation MDEYMSEARVWGLTCPGSVEEVGRVRRWTRDVLRHSPYAGDAEVIVSELSSNAVLHTASGCRVGHFHVALCVSEHVIAISVADAGGSPTRPVIGHPQPTASSGRGLSLVCCLATRTTVRGDRRGHTVTAELVTTPTTMGEER comes from the coding sequence ATGGATGAGTATATGAGTGAGGCGCGGGTCTGGGGGCTCACTTGCCCAGGTTCCGTGGAAGAGGTCGGACGCGTTCGGCGCTGGACGCGCGACGTGCTGCGGCACTCGCCTTACGCCGGTGACGCCGAGGTGATCGTGAGCGAGCTGAGCAGCAACGCCGTGCTCCACACCGCGAGCGGTTGCCGGGTCGGGCACTTCCACGTCGCGCTGTGCGTGTCCGAGCACGTCATCGCCATCTCCGTCGCGGACGCCGGCGGCTCCCCCACCAGGCCGGTGATCGGTCACCCGCAGCCGACCGCGTCCAGCGGCCGGGGCCTGTCCCTCGTCTGCTGCCTCGCGACCAGGACGACGGTCCGCGGGGACAGGAGGGGCCACACCGTGACCGCCGAGCTCGTGACCACCCCGACAACCATGGGAGAAGAACGATGA
- a CDS encoding NUDIX hydrolase — MSVAGIIVDDQGRALLIKRRDNGHWEPPGGVLEAGETIPDALEREVLEETGIKIATPAVLTGVYKNMTGLIVSLVFRCEAIDGNPTTGAETRALRWATRDEVVELADEAYAIRVLDALDAANPPAVRAHDGVRLV, encoded by the coding sequence GTGAGCGTCGCCGGGATCATCGTCGACGACCAGGGCCGCGCCCTGCTGATCAAGCGGCGGGACAACGGCCACTGGGAACCGCCCGGGGGAGTACTGGAGGCCGGGGAGACGATCCCCGACGCCCTGGAGCGCGAAGTACTCGAAGAGACCGGAATCAAGATCGCGACTCCGGCGGTCCTGACTGGCGTGTACAAGAACATGACCGGCTTGATCGTCTCCCTCGTCTTCCGCTGCGAGGCGATCGACGGGAACCCGACCACGGGCGCCGAGACCCGGGCACTGCGCTGGGCGACGCGCGACGAGGTCGTGGAACTTGCCGACGAGGCGTACGCGATACGCGTCCTGGACGCGCTCGACGCGGCGAACCCGCCGGCCGTCCGAGCCCATGACGGCGTGCGACTCGTCTAG
- a CDS encoding GntR family transcriptional regulator — translation MAPLPSGLLGALDPTSDRAVFRQIADQLRMAIDKGRFREGDKLPSESELVEHFAVSRMTVRHSLSILQGEGLVSSEHGKGVFVRPRPPVRRLASDRFARRHREQGKSAFTVEAEAAGSRPEVDSLEVREERPAPDIAARLDGARRVLARRRRYLLDQRPVEFATSYIPLDLARNTPIAEPNPGPGGIYARLEELGHRLDHFDEEIRARMPSPAEVKTLRLASGVPVIHLVRTAFDTEGRAVEVCDTVMAADAYVLAYQLPAT, via the coding sequence ATGGCTCCTCTGCCTTCCGGCCTTCTCGGCGCACTGGACCCGACGAGTGATCGGGCGGTCTTCCGCCAGATCGCCGACCAACTGCGCATGGCGATCGACAAGGGGCGTTTCCGCGAGGGCGACAAGCTTCCGTCGGAATCCGAGCTGGTGGAGCACTTCGCCGTCTCGCGGATGACCGTGCGGCACTCGCTCTCCATCCTCCAGGGCGAGGGCCTGGTGTCGTCCGAGCATGGCAAGGGCGTCTTCGTCCGGCCGCGCCCGCCGGTGCGCCGGCTGGCTTCCGACCGCTTCGCCCGGCGTCACCGCGAGCAAGGAAAGTCCGCCTTTACGGTGGAAGCGGAAGCCGCGGGAAGCCGACCGGAGGTTGACAGCCTGGAGGTCCGGGAGGAACGGCCTGCGCCCGACATCGCGGCCCGCCTCGACGGCGCCCGGCGAGTGCTCGCCCGACGGCGGCGCTACCTCCTCGATCAACGTCCGGTCGAGTTCGCCACCTCCTACATCCCGCTGGATCTGGCCAGGAACACTCCGATCGCCGAGCCCAACCCCGGCCCGGGCGGCATCTATGCCCGTCTCGAAGAACTCGGCCACCGCCTCGACCACTTCGACGAGGAGATCCGGGCCCGGATGCCTTCGCCGGCCGAGGTGAAGACGCTCCGCCTGGCGTCGGGCGTTCCGGTCATCCACCTGGTGCGGACCGCCTTCGACACCGAGGGCCGTGCCGTCGAGGTTTGCGACACCGTCATGGCGGCCGACGCGTACGTTCTCGCCTACCAACTGCCCGCCACTTGA
- a CDS encoding thioesterase family protein — MAPDESFYRDAGDGRYESTPATAGPWSPEAQHAGPPSALLGRAMERHEPREGFRVARVTLEIPAPVPVGDLLVRVRTVRGGRRTELLEGEITANGRPVMLARAWRTAAAPPDTPALRHDPPPPALPEPQPEHGFKGAYTDGYVSAMEWRFASGGGFDTPGPGTAWARQRIPLVAGEEDTPLTRALTLADSNWAVGFELDHVNGLVINTDVTLALHRDPVGEWLCLTSSTAAAPAGSGLAEGRLDDASGNCGRILQTLLIAPR; from the coding sequence ATGGCACCGGACGAGTCCTTCTACCGGGACGCGGGGGACGGCCGCTACGAGAGCACGCCCGCCACAGCGGGCCCGTGGAGCCCCGAGGCGCAGCACGCGGGCCCGCCGTCCGCCCTCCTGGGCCGGGCGATGGAACGGCACGAACCCCGGGAGGGCTTCCGGGTGGCGCGCGTGACGCTGGAGATCCCGGCCCCGGTGCCGGTGGGCGACCTGCTGGTGCGCGTGCGCACGGTCCGCGGCGGGCGCCGCACGGAACTCCTCGAAGGCGAGATCACCGCGAACGGCCGCCCGGTGATGCTGGCCCGCGCCTGGCGGACGGCCGCCGCCCCGCCGGACACCCCGGCCCTGCGCCACGACCCGCCCCCGCCCGCCCTCCCCGAGCCCCAGCCGGAGCACGGCTTCAAGGGCGCGTACACGGACGGCTACGTCTCGGCGATGGAGTGGCGCTTCGCGTCCGGCGGCGGATTCGACACCCCCGGCCCCGGCACGGCCTGGGCACGCCAGCGGATCCCCCTGGTGGCGGGCGAGGAGGACACCCCGCTGACCCGCGCCCTGACCCTGGCCGACAGCAACTGGGCCGTCGGCTTCGAACTCGACCACGTCAACGGCCTCGTCATCAACACCGACGTCACCCTCGCCCTGCACCGCGACCCGGTCGGCGAATGGCTCTGCCTGACCTCGTCCACCGCCGCCGCCCCCGCCGGCTCGGGCCTGGCCGAGGGCCGCCTGGACGACGCGTCGGGCAACTGCGGCAGAATCCTCCAGACCCTCCTGATCGCCCCCCGCTGA